Within Candidatus Cloacimonadota bacterium, the genomic segment AATCATCGTGAGAAGTGCTAAAACGGCTAGTACTAAGTTAAGTATAGCAGTAACATTAGCCTTAAGGCCAAAATTGCCGATGGCTAGAAGTACTACTCCAATGAAATAAAGCCACACAAAACCTATACTAAGATTCTTTGATTTGCCCGCAGTAATGACAAGCTGAACTATCCAAGCAATGGCAATTACGATAAGTCCAATGAACAGTAATGTATTCATTTTTATCCTCCTCTTGCATTTTTCCTCTCTTAGAGGTATTTAATGAATAATTCAATCAACAATTTTTAGTATATTGTCAAGTTTTTTATAAAAAATCATGTATACCCTCAAAAATTACGCAGATTTTATTGATAGGTAAGACACTAATAATTATTCTTTTTTAATTCTAACACTTTTTTCAAATCCTCTTCCGTATCAATGGGAAAACCTCTATAATCCGTTTCTATTACCTTAATCTTTATACCATTTTCAATCAAGCGAAGTTGCTCCAGCTTTTCTGCTCTTTCCAACTTGGATTGTGGCAAGGAAGCAAAGATTTGCAAAGCATCCTGTCTGAAAGCATAAACACCAATATGAACATAATGCTGGAATTTGATATTTGAATCAATTCTTTGATAGGGGATAGGCAACCGAGAAAAATATATTGCAAAGTCATTTTCATCAAAGATTACTTTTACTCTATTTGGGTTTTCTATTTCTTCATAACTAGAAATTGGATGAATGAGTGTCGCAACAGAGACATCGGGTTCGTAAAATGCGTGTATTAACTTATTCAGAGGTTCTTTGGTTATAAATAGTTCATCACCTTGAATATTTATGATAATGTCTGCATCTAATTTTTTAGCAATCTCTGCAACCCTTTCTGTTCCGCATTTGTGATAAGATGCTGTCAGTTTAACATTTCCTCCGAATGATTTTACTACATCAAATATTCGCGAATTATCTGTTGCTACAATTACATCAGAAAATATGCCAGTTTTTTCTACATTTTTATATATTGTTTGAATAAGTGTTTTATTATTAATTTTTCGTAAAGGTTTCCTTGGCAGCCGGGTTGAATTATATCTCGCAGGGATTATAGCAACTGTATTTTTCATCTGAAAATCACTTTCACATTATATGGAGTAGCTCCTAATTTAATTGGGAGGTCTCTCGGCTGAATTCGGCAAGAGATCTATTCTCCCCGCCTTCCATAGTATTACGGCGGACAGGCGAAGTTCTACGAAGGATGAACTTGCCGACTCCAAACCATCTTAAATTTTCATTCTCCTTTGCGTCACGATTCTTTTCGGGACATGAATGTTTCATCTGAAAATATACCACATGTTACACCCCTTGCTTCGCCGAAGCTATGCAAAGGCAAGCCGTCACCCGATAAATCGGGATCCACCCTTCTTAAGAGAGGATTTATTTGATTCCCCTCTAATAAGAGGGGTCTCCGATTCATCGGAGGGGGTGTGTTATTTTCATCTTCCTTTATGTCTACTGGTCAACATATATGTTTCATAATTTTTTAGTTGAATTCAAGGCGGTTATTGTTTTCTTAATTCTTTTAACTTTTTGGCTAATTTTAAAGCCATCTCTTGTGGAGTACCATGCAATATCTCAGTTTTCTTTTCCATTTTCGGAGTAAAGATTTTCTCTACTTGAGTAGGGGACCCATTTAAGCCAATATGTTTTT encodes:
- the kdsB gene encoding 3-deoxy-manno-octulosonate cytidylyltransferase; the encoded protein is MKNTVAIIPARYNSTRLPRKPLRKINNKTLIQTIYKNVEKTGIFSDVIVATDNSRIFDVVKSFGGNVKLTASYHKCGTERVAEIAKKLDADIIINIQGDELFITKEPLNKLIHAFYEPDVSVATLIHPISSYEEIENPNRVKVIFDENDFAIYFSRLPIPYQRIDSNIKFQHYVHIGVYAFRQDALQIFASLPQSKLERAEKLEQLRLIENGIKIKVIETDYRGFPIDTEEDLKKVLELKKNNY